A genomic segment from Nocardiopsis sp. Huas11 encodes:
- a CDS encoding DUF998 domain-containing protein: protein MTTAPRPATPTTAPAPADPYTRRTTGRLLLAGAFAGPLFLTSAGVQTLTREGFDLTRHPISQLATGDPGWIQIATFVLAGLGALALAAGTARTLTEGRGRRALPLLVAVFGLGMIAAGVFTMDPEHGFPVGTPDGPVAQMSWHSVAHSAAAAISFTALAVAAIVLAVRHARRRAVWPAVLSAAAGCVLLLPMSPDHMSVQIAVNGLVAFSWTTALALWLHRANRPGR from the coding sequence ATGACCACCGCACCCCGACCCGCCACCCCCACGACCGCCCCGGCACCCGCCGACCCGTACACCCGCCGCACGACCGGCCGCCTGTTGCTCGCCGGGGCCTTCGCCGGGCCGCTCTTCCTGACCTCCGCCGGCGTCCAGACGCTCACCCGCGAGGGCTTCGACCTCACCCGGCACCCGATCAGCCAGCTGGCCACCGGCGACCCCGGATGGATCCAGATCGCCACGTTCGTCCTGGCCGGCCTGGGCGCCCTGGCCCTGGCCGCCGGCACCGCCCGCACCCTCACCGAGGGGCGCGGACGAAGGGCGCTGCCCCTCCTGGTGGCCGTCTTCGGCCTGGGGATGATCGCGGCGGGCGTGTTCACCATGGACCCCGAGCACGGTTTCCCCGTCGGCACCCCCGACGGCCCCGTCGCCCAGATGTCCTGGCACAGCGTCGCGCACTCGGCCGCGGCCGCGATCTCCTTCACCGCGCTGGCCGTGGCCGCCATCGTGCTGGCCGTCCGCCACGCCCGCCGCCGCGCCGTGTGGCCGGCCGTGCTCAGCGCCGCCGCCGGGTGCGTCCTCCTGCTGCCGATGTCACCGGACCACATGAGCGTCCAGATCGCGGTGAACGGCCTGGTCGCCTTCTCCTGGACCACCGCCCTGGCCCTGTGGCTGCACCGCGCGAACCGACCCGGGCGCTAG
- a CDS encoding YciI family protein, producing MKYLLLGYTPAASWDAATAGTPSEEALAAFAAYQRLEHELLERGELVASEGLGHPAVSTTVHRTDEGVVATDGPFAELKEVLASFAVIDVSGHERAVDIASRIVGALGEPIEVRPVMGEDFTA from the coding sequence ATGAAGTACCTGCTCCTGGGCTACACACCGGCGGCCTCCTGGGACGCCGCGACCGCCGGCACCCCCTCGGAGGAGGCGCTGGCCGCCTTCGCCGCCTACCAGCGGCTCGAACACGAACTGCTCGAGCGCGGTGAACTCGTGGCGAGCGAGGGCCTGGGACACCCCGCCGTCAGCACCACCGTCCACCGGACCGACGAGGGGGTGGTGGCCACCGACGGCCCGTTCGCCGAACTCAAGGAGGTCCTGGCCAGCTTCGCCGTGATCGACGTGTCCGGCCACGAACGCGCGGTCGACATCGCCTCCCGGATCGTCGGGGCTCTCGGCGAACCGATCGAGGTCCGCCCGGTCATGGGCGAGGACTTCACGGCGTGA
- a CDS encoding TetR/AcrR family transcriptional regulator: MTDRKRPPAAEPDTPGPPEAPDAPRKPTRRRGRELVDAIHDAILREAAETGVARLTMEGIARRAGTAKTSLYRRWSTPEDILVEALHSAYPQEEPSPGADDLRGDLLAALMLFHGLMGQEPLGPVMLACVAEAAYRPDFNERLWREVYEPRGGRFTATVLRYYADRGKVDPARVTPVTTDIGEAMMIKYTLDQREPPSPDYVERIVDEVILPALGRDPR, from the coding sequence GTGACTGACCGGAAGCGGCCACCCGCGGCCGAGCCCGACACACCCGGACCTCCCGAGGCTCCTGACGCACCGCGCAAGCCGACCCGTCGGCGCGGGCGGGAGCTCGTCGACGCCATCCACGACGCGATCCTGCGCGAGGCCGCCGAGACCGGCGTCGCCCGGCTCACCATGGAGGGCATCGCCCGGCGCGCGGGCACGGCCAAGACCTCGCTGTACCGGCGCTGGTCCACGCCGGAGGACATCCTGGTCGAGGCGCTGCACAGCGCCTACCCACAGGAGGAGCCCTCCCCCGGCGCCGACGACCTGCGCGGCGACCTCCTCGCCGCGCTGATGCTCTTCCACGGGCTCATGGGACAGGAGCCGTTGGGCCCGGTCATGCTCGCCTGCGTGGCCGAGGCGGCCTACCGGCCCGACTTCAACGAGCGGCTGTGGCGGGAGGTCTACGAGCCCAGGGGCGGGCGCTTCACCGCCACGGTGCTCCGGTACTACGCCGACCGGGGGAAGGTCGACCCCGCCCGGGTCACGCCGGTGACCACGGACATCGGCGAGGCGATGATGATCAAGTACACCCTGGACCAGCGCGAACCGCCGTCCCCGGACTACGTCGAGCGGATCGTGGACGAGGTGATCCTGCCGGCCCTGGGCCGCGACCCGCGCTGA
- a CDS encoding RNA polymerase sigma factor gives MNARVEHLLRTEAPQVLGALVRRFGRFDLAEDAVQEALLAASRTWPEDGVPDGPRSWLIRVGYRRMVDLLRSDRARRERELRIGAADLALEEPDRRPGPARESDDSLTLFLLCCHPALSTTSQVALTLRAVGGLTTAEIAHAYGTTEATMGTRISRAKQRLARAGARFAAPAEAERDDRTAAVAQVLYLVFNEGHTATTGERLVRVDLSREAIRLARLLHALRPDDPEVAALLALMLLTESRRAARVGGDEELVPLEEQDRSLWDRALIREGTALIDAVWDRREAGPYRLQAAVAAVHAGAASAEATDWPQIAALYLWLERLAPTAPVRLSRVVAVARAYGTDRGLALLDDLNRRHGLDRDPLTRRRQLAVRAHLLEMAGDGQAAAAAYRRAADLTANGVEERYLRDSADRIGPAGT, from the coding sequence GTGAACGCGCGGGTCGAGCACCTGCTGCGCACCGAGGCACCGCAGGTGCTCGGCGCCCTGGTGCGGCGCTTCGGACGGTTCGACCTGGCCGAGGACGCGGTCCAGGAGGCGCTGCTGGCCGCGAGCCGGACGTGGCCCGAGGACGGTGTCCCCGACGGGCCGCGCTCCTGGCTGATCCGGGTCGGCTACCGGAGGATGGTCGACCTGCTGCGCTCCGACCGGGCACGGCGGGAGCGCGAACTACGGATCGGCGCGGCCGACCTCGCTCTGGAGGAACCGGACCGCCGCCCGGGTCCCGCCCGGGAGAGCGACGACAGCCTCACCCTGTTCCTGTTGTGCTGCCACCCGGCGCTGAGCACCACCTCCCAGGTGGCGCTCACCCTGCGCGCGGTGGGGGGACTGACCACGGCCGAGATCGCGCACGCCTACGGGACGACCGAGGCGACCATGGGGACGCGGATCAGCCGTGCCAAGCAGCGCCTGGCCCGGGCTGGTGCACGCTTCGCCGCGCCGGCCGAGGCCGAACGGGACGACCGGACGGCTGCCGTGGCACAGGTGCTGTACCTGGTGTTCAACGAGGGCCACACGGCCACGACCGGCGAGAGGCTCGTCCGCGTCGATCTGAGCCGCGAGGCGATCCGGCTGGCCCGTCTGCTCCACGCGCTGCGCCCGGACGACCCGGAGGTGGCCGCTCTGCTCGCGCTGATGCTGCTCACCGAGTCGCGGCGGGCCGCCCGCGTCGGCGGCGACGAGGAGCTGGTCCCGCTGGAGGAGCAGGACCGGTCACTGTGGGACCGCGCCCTCATCCGGGAGGGCACCGCTCTGATCGACGCGGTCTGGGACCGCCGGGAGGCGGGCCCGTACCGGTTGCAGGCGGCGGTCGCCGCCGTGCACGCGGGCGCCGCGTCGGCGGAGGCGACGGACTGGCCGCAGATCGCCGCCCTCTACCTCTGGTTGGAACGGCTCGCTCCGACCGCGCCGGTACGGCTGAGCCGGGTGGTCGCGGTCGCCCGGGCCTACGGGACGGATCGGGGCCTGGCCCTGTTGGACGACCTCAACCGGCGCCACGGCCTGGACCGCGATCCGCTGACCCGGCGGCGCCAGCTCGCGGTGCGCGCCCACCTGCTGGAGATGGCCGGTGACGGACAGGCCGCGGCGGCGGCGTACCGCCGGGCGGCCGACCTGACGGCCAACGGGGTGGAGGAGAGGTACCTGCGCGACAGCGCCGACCGGATCGGTCCCGCCGGCACCTGA
- a CDS encoding asparaginase, whose product MRHLVLLGTGGTIATTATSHGLAVSANADDLWRQARTVWDPEEVRVEALDVNRIISSAASCADILALARAVAEAAARADGVVVTHGTDSMEESAFLVALTHRHRAPVAFTGAQRPFDDPAPDGPRNLAAALRWVADPRARGTGVSVVFGDTVLPAVGSRKVHTMALNGFAAPGRAPVAAVDSTGVRPYAAPAAAPAILSPDADLPRVDVIGQYLGVDATAVRAAVAAGARGLVLSAFGSGNTTPEVTAACLDLLGSGTPVVLASRVGAGPVEGVYAGGGADLVRAGALPAGDLSPWQARLLLAAVLTHPDGVQGVAERYRTWLSAVGSVG is encoded by the coding sequence GTGCGTCATCTGGTTCTGTTGGGCACCGGCGGCACCATCGCCACCACCGCTACCTCCCACGGCCTCGCGGTCAGCGCGAACGCCGACGACCTGTGGCGCCAGGCGCGGACGGTCTGGGACCCGGAGGAGGTCCGGGTCGAGGCGCTCGACGTGAACCGGATCATCAGCTCCGCGGCGAGCTGCGCGGACATCCTCGCGCTGGCGCGCGCCGTGGCCGAGGCCGCCGCCCGCGCGGACGGCGTGGTCGTCACCCACGGAACCGACTCCATGGAGGAGTCGGCGTTCCTCGTGGCCCTCACCCACCGCCACCGGGCCCCGGTGGCCTTCACCGGCGCGCAGCGCCCCTTCGACGACCCCGCACCCGACGGCCCGCGCAACCTGGCGGCGGCCCTGCGCTGGGTCGCCGACCCGCGGGCGCGCGGAACCGGGGTCAGCGTGGTGTTCGGCGACACCGTGCTGCCCGCCGTGGGCAGCCGGAAGGTGCACACGATGGCCCTGAACGGCTTCGCCGCTCCCGGCCGCGCTCCGGTCGCGGCCGTGGACAGCACGGGCGTGCGGCCCTACGCCGCCCCGGCCGCGGCCCCCGCGATCCTGTCCCCCGACGCCGACCTGCCCCGCGTGGACGTCATCGGCCAGTACCTGGGGGTGGACGCCACGGCGGTGCGCGCGGCCGTGGCCGCGGGCGCGCGCGGCCTCGTGCTGTCCGCCTTCGGTTCGGGCAACACCACACCCGAGGTCACGGCGGCGTGCCTGGACCTGCTCGGTTCGGGGACGCCGGTGGTCCTGGCCAGCCGGGTGGGCGCGGGTCCGGTCGAGGGCGTGTACGCGGGCGGGGGCGCGGACCTGGTGCGGGCGGGGGCGCTCCCCGCGGGGGACCTGTCCCCCTGGCAGGCGCGCCTGCTCCTGGCCGCGGTGCTCACCCACCCCGACGGCGTGCAGGGCGTCGCCGAGCGGTACCGGACCTGGCTGAGCGCGGTCGGATCCGTCGGCTAG
- a CDS encoding benzoate/H(+) symporter BenE family transporter → MRALIRFVRLAAPLPAVAAGLIAVLVGMTSSIAIVFAAAEAAGATAEQTASWVLALGVGMAVTCVGLSLRYRAPVVTAWSTPGAALLAVGLDGVTMPQAIGAFLFSAALITLSGVTGLFEKVMDRVPVPLAAGLLAGVLLQFGLGLFTSMEDDFTVVAAMFAVYLVCRRWLARYAVLLALVAGGAVAAVNGTLDLGEVAPALARPVFVAPEFSWQVMVSVGVPLFVVTMASQNLPGVAVLRGDGYRVPISPVLAWTGATNMVLAPFGCFGMNLAAITAAICTGPQAHPDRERRFTAGVWAGIFYLGVGVFGATVASLLTALPTTLILAIAGLGLLGTIGGSLASALGDERSREAAVVTFLATASGFTLLGVGSAFWGLIAGVLTLLVTGAWRRARGQAGSDSAPASKAGAEDGAESTAGAESEPDTSPEAATTSAANRSNGGKSSPPSEKASK, encoded by the coding sequence ATGAGAGCACTCATCCGCTTCGTCCGCCTCGCGGCGCCCCTCCCCGCCGTCGCCGCCGGCCTCATCGCCGTGCTCGTCGGCATGACCAGCTCGATCGCGATCGTGTTCGCCGCCGCCGAGGCCGCCGGAGCGACGGCCGAGCAGACCGCCTCATGGGTGCTGGCCCTGGGCGTGGGCATGGCCGTCACCTGTGTGGGCCTGTCGCTGCGCTACCGGGCCCCGGTGGTGACCGCCTGGTCCACACCCGGCGCCGCCCTGCTCGCGGTCGGCCTGGACGGCGTCACGATGCCGCAGGCGATCGGCGCGTTCCTGTTCTCCGCGGCGCTGATCACGCTGAGCGGTGTGACCGGCCTGTTCGAGAAGGTCATGGACCGGGTGCCGGTGCCGCTGGCGGCGGGCCTGCTCGCGGGAGTGCTGCTCCAGTTCGGCCTCGGCCTGTTCACGAGCATGGAGGACGACTTCACCGTCGTCGCGGCGATGTTCGCGGTGTACCTGGTGTGCCGCCGGTGGCTCGCGCGCTACGCGGTCCTGCTGGCGCTGGTGGCAGGCGGTGCCGTGGCGGCCGTGAACGGCACCCTGGACCTGGGCGAGGTGGCTCCGGCCCTGGCCCGCCCGGTGTTCGTGGCGCCGGAGTTCTCCTGGCAGGTGATGGTGAGCGTGGGGGTGCCCCTGTTCGTGGTCACCATGGCCTCGCAGAACCTGCCCGGGGTGGCGGTGCTGCGCGGCGACGGCTACCGGGTGCCCATCTCCCCCGTCCTGGCCTGGACCGGAGCGACCAACATGGTGCTCGCGCCGTTCGGCTGCTTCGGAATGAACCTGGCCGCGATCACCGCGGCGATCTGCACCGGCCCGCAGGCGCACCCGGACCGCGAGCGGCGGTTCACGGCCGGGGTGTGGGCCGGGATCTTCTACTTGGGCGTGGGCGTCTTCGGCGCCACGGTCGCCTCGCTGCTCACCGCCCTGCCCACGACGCTGATCCTGGCCATCGCGGGCCTGGGCCTGCTCGGCACGATCGGGGGCTCGCTCGCCTCGGCGCTGGGCGACGAGCGGTCGCGGGAGGCGGCCGTGGTCACGTTCCTGGCGACCGCGTCGGGGTTCACGCTGCTCGGCGTCGGGTCGGCCTTCTGGGGGCTGATCGCGGGGGTGCTGACCCTGCTGGTGACGGGGGCCTGGCGCCGGGCACGGGGTCAGGCCGGGTCGGACTCGGCGCCCGCGTCGAAGGCCGGGGCGGAGGACGGGGCGGAGTCGACGGCCGGGGCGGAATCGGAGCCCGACACGAGCCCCGAGGCGGCCACGACGTCGGCGGCGAACCGCTCCAACGGCGGAAAGTCCTCGCCGCCCTCGGAGAAGGCCTCGAAGTAG
- a CDS encoding BCCT family transporter — protein MFAYLARILGLRTNPVIFFASAALTLIFVLWSILSTSTVDLVFGATSGWILSRLGWFYILGVTTFLVFLVWIALSRFGRVRLGDQDSRPEYTNLAWFCMLFAAGIGSILMFWGVAEPISHFAEPPQRNVEPESVEAAQQALGFTLYHFGLHTWTIFCLPGLAFAYFVYRKGLPFRVSSIFHPLIGERINGPLGRTIDVIAVLGTLFGVAVTIGLGTMQINSGLNVLFGVEESRLNQVILIAVVTTIAVISVVSGLDIGIKWLSQINIVLAVGLLVFVFLAGSSLFLARGVIETTGVYLSWLVPLSFWNDTFGNTGWQGTWTVFYWAWTITWSPFVGIFIARISKGRTIREFVIGVLALPTAFSIVWFSVFGLSSFDIELNQDGGLVQEVVVDQDIPGALFAFLANYPFATVASVLSIVIVIIFFTTSSDSASLVVDMLCSGSVTGPTRQRVFWGVTEGVVAATVLTATGKTGLDALSETIIVFGLPFFVIAFLMMFALVRSLRQEELAGTAYRGANLPGAAEPPVAPGEDAGADGSATGPEPSSGPGRTSERDD, from the coding sequence ATGTTCGCATACCTTGCCCGCATACTGGGTCTACGGACGAATCCGGTCATCTTCTTCGCGTCCGCCGCGCTGACCCTCATCTTCGTCCTGTGGTCGATCCTTTCCACGTCGACGGTCGACCTCGTCTTCGGAGCGACGTCGGGATGGATCCTGTCCCGCCTGGGGTGGTTCTACATCCTGGGCGTGACCACCTTCCTCGTCTTCCTGGTGTGGATCGCGCTCAGCCGGTTCGGCAGAGTCCGGCTCGGTGACCAGGACAGTCGTCCGGAGTACACCAACCTGGCGTGGTTCTGCATGCTGTTCGCCGCAGGCATCGGCAGCATCCTCATGTTCTGGGGTGTGGCCGAGCCCATCAGCCATTTCGCCGAACCACCGCAGCGCAACGTCGAACCGGAGTCGGTCGAGGCCGCCCAACAGGCGCTGGGCTTCACGCTCTACCACTTCGGTCTGCACACGTGGACGATCTTCTGCCTGCCGGGGCTGGCGTTCGCCTACTTCGTGTACCGCAAGGGCCTGCCCTTCCGGGTCAGCTCGATCTTCCATCCGCTCATCGGTGAGCGCATCAACGGCCCGCTCGGCCGCACGATCGACGTGATCGCCGTACTGGGCACGCTCTTCGGCGTCGCGGTCACCATCGGCCTGGGCACCATGCAGATCAACAGCGGCCTCAACGTGCTGTTCGGGGTGGAGGAGAGCCGGCTCAACCAGGTCATCCTCATCGCGGTCGTGACCACCATCGCGGTGATCTCGGTCGTCAGCGGGCTCGACATCGGCATCAAGTGGCTGTCGCAGATCAACATCGTCCTGGCCGTGGGCCTGCTCGTGTTCGTCTTCCTGGCGGGGTCCTCGCTGTTCCTGGCCAGGGGAGTCATCGAGACCACCGGTGTGTACCTGTCGTGGCTGGTCCCGCTGTCGTTCTGGAACGACACCTTCGGCAACACCGGCTGGCAGGGCACGTGGACGGTCTTCTACTGGGCGTGGACCATCACGTGGTCGCCCTTCGTGGGCATCTTCATCGCGCGCATCTCCAAGGGGCGCACCATCCGCGAGTTCGTGATCGGCGTGCTGGCGCTGCCCACGGCCTTCAGCATCGTGTGGTTCAGCGTGTTCGGGCTCTCCTCCTTCGACATCGAGCTGAACCAGGACGGCGGCCTCGTCCAGGAGGTCGTGGTCGACCAGGACATTCCCGGAGCGCTCTTCGCCTTCCTGGCGAACTATCCGTTCGCCACCGTGGCCTCGGTGCTGAGCATCGTCATCGTTATCATCTTCTTCACCACCTCCTCGGACTCGGCGTCCCTGGTGGTGGACATGCTGTGCTCGGGATCGGTCACCGGCCCCACCCGCCAGCGGGTGTTCTGGGGCGTGACCGAGGGTGTGGTCGCGGCGACCGTGCTGACCGCCACGGGCAAGACCGGACTGGACGCGCTCTCGGAGACGATCATCGTGTTCGGTCTGCCGTTCTTCGTGATCGCGTTCCTCATGATGTTCGCCCTCGTACGCTCACTGCGCCAGGAGGAACTCGCGGGCACGGCCTACCGCGGCGCGAACCTGCCGGGGGCGGCCGAACCGCCGGTCGCACCGGGCGAAGACGCGGGAGCGGACGGGTCGGCGACAGGGCCCGAGCCGTCGTCCGGTCCGGGTCGCACGTCCGAGCGCGACGACTGA
- a CDS encoding NADP-dependent oxidoreductase, with protein MPVASKEVHLVKRPVGEPGPENFAFVETTVADPGPGQVLVRNDWMSVDPYMRGRMNDVKSYVPPFGLNEPMQGGAVGTVVQSKSDDVPVGTTVSHFEGWREYALLDAAAVRPVDTSLAPAEAYLGVLGMTGLTAYAGLTDVAHVKEGDVVFVSGAAGAVGSVAGQLARLLGASRVVGSAGGPEKRRRLLEEFGFDAAIDYREGDLEGRLAQAAPDGIDVYFDNVGGDHLRAAIDAMRKNGRIAICGMISQYNATEPVPGPDNLALTIGKRLTLRGFLVGDHGHLAAEYTERAAAWIAEGRLRSEETVVLGIDNAVEAFLDMMRGANTGKMLVRITS; from the coding sequence ATGCCCGTTGCCAGCAAGGAAGTCCACCTCGTCAAGCGTCCGGTCGGCGAACCCGGCCCCGAGAACTTCGCGTTCGTCGAGACGACGGTCGCCGACCCCGGCCCGGGCCAGGTCCTGGTGCGCAACGACTGGATGTCGGTCGACCCCTACATGCGCGGACGCATGAACGACGTCAAGTCCTACGTGCCGCCGTTCGGTCTGAACGAGCCGATGCAGGGCGGCGCGGTGGGCACCGTGGTCCAGTCGAAGAGCGACGACGTCCCCGTCGGCACCACCGTCTCCCACTTCGAGGGGTGGCGCGAGTACGCGCTGCTGGACGCCGCGGCGGTACGCCCCGTGGACACCTCCCTCGCGCCGGCCGAGGCCTACCTCGGCGTGCTGGGCATGACCGGCCTGACCGCCTACGCCGGTCTCACCGACGTCGCCCACGTCAAGGAGGGCGACGTGGTGTTCGTCTCCGGTGCGGCCGGCGCGGTCGGCAGCGTCGCCGGACAGCTCGCGCGCCTGCTCGGCGCCTCCCGCGTCGTCGGCTCGGCCGGCGGCCCGGAGAAGAGGCGCCGCCTGCTGGAGGAGTTCGGCTTCGACGCCGCGATCGACTACCGAGAGGGCGACCTGGAGGGCCGGCTCGCCCAGGCCGCGCCCGACGGCATCGACGTCTACTTCGACAACGTGGGCGGTGACCACCTGCGCGCCGCCATCGACGCCATGCGCAAGAACGGTCGGATCGCCATCTGCGGCATGATCTCGCAGTACAACGCCACCGAGCCGGTGCCGGGCCCGGACAACCTCGCGCTCACCATCGGCAAGCGGCTGACCCTGCGCGGCTTCCTCGTCGGCGACCACGGCCACCTGGCCGCCGAGTACACCGAGCGCGCCGCCGCCTGGATCGCCGAGGGACGGCTCCGCTCCGAGGAGACCGTCGTCCTGGGCATCGACAACGCCGTCGAGGCCTTCCTCGACATGATGCGCGGGGCCAACACCGGCAAGATGCTCGTGCGCATCACCTCCTGA
- a CDS encoding DUF418 domain-containing protein has product MSPPPTSAAPGAAPMALARRSLAPDLARGFMLLVIATVHAHMFRQLATGGGETFALTGTLDTAVTAFMLMFAESRGYPMFAALFGYGLAQIFLRRGAEGHDAAWVRSLVRRRGRWLMVIGFLHTLLLFYGDIISVYGLIALVFAGLLWASDRRLLAHGFAWMSVGSLIYPAAMTAVLSGDMQQSAPAEVTPLIDMVMRLGAWPVMLLLMGLVSVFPFTVGVWAGRRRMLEEPERHLALLHRVALVGIPVAALGGVPQALVAVQVWPSDFPLAFGAGWLHLVSGYAGGFGYAALIALIAVRIGDRRGPVVQALAATGQRSMTCYLLQSVAWGVLFMPYTLDLARGLSDAAAVLVGVAVWLVTVVLADLMRRVGLRGPAEAFLRRRTYGRPQRTADTAVR; this is encoded by the coding sequence ATGTCCCCTCCGCCGACTTCCGCCGCCCCCGGCGCCGCGCCGATGGCCCTGGCCCGGCGCTCGCTCGCTCCCGACCTCGCCCGCGGGTTCATGCTGCTGGTCATCGCCACCGTGCACGCGCACATGTTCCGCCAGTTGGCCACGGGCGGCGGCGAGACCTTTGCCCTGACCGGCACCCTCGACACCGCCGTCACCGCGTTCATGCTGATGTTCGCCGAGAGCCGCGGGTACCCGATGTTCGCGGCCCTGTTCGGGTACGGCCTCGCCCAGATCTTCCTGCGGCGCGGTGCCGAGGGCCACGACGCGGCGTGGGTGCGCTCCCTGGTGCGCCGCCGCGGCCGCTGGCTCATGGTCATCGGCTTCCTGCACACCCTCCTGCTCTTCTACGGCGACATCATCAGCGTGTACGGCCTCATCGCCCTGGTCTTCGCGGGCCTGCTGTGGGCCAGTGACCGCCGCCTGCTGGCGCACGGCTTCGCCTGGATGTCGGTCGGTTCCCTGATCTACCCCGCCGCCATGACCGCGGTGCTCTCCGGGGACATGCAGCAGAGCGCCCCGGCGGAGGTGACGCCGCTCATCGACATGGTCATGCGCCTGGGGGCGTGGCCGGTGATGCTCCTGCTGATGGGCCTGGTGTCGGTCTTCCCGTTCACCGTCGGCGTCTGGGCGGGCCGCCGCAGGATGCTGGAGGAGCCGGAACGGCACCTGGCCCTGCTGCACCGCGTCGCGCTCGTCGGTATCCCCGTCGCCGCGCTGGGCGGGGTCCCCCAGGCGCTGGTGGCCGTCCAGGTGTGGCCGTCCGACTTCCCCCTGGCGTTCGGGGCCGGCTGGCTCCACCTGGTCTCCGGCTACGCGGGCGGGTTCGGCTACGCCGCGCTCATCGCGCTGATCGCGGTCCGCATCGGCGACCGGCGGGGTCCGGTCGTCCAGGCGCTGGCCGCGACCGGGCAGCGGTCCATGACCTGCTACCTGCTGCAGTCGGTGGCCTGGGGCGTGCTGTTCATGCCCTACACCCTCGACCTGGCCCGCGGCCTGTCCGACGCCGCCGCGGTCCTGGTGGGAGTGGCGGTCTGGCTGGTCACCGTGGTCCTGGCCGACCTGATGCGGCGCGTCGGCCTGCGGGGCCCGGCCGAGGCCTTCCTGCGCCGACGCACCTACGGGCGGCCGCAACGCACCGCCGACACCGCGGTGCGGTGA
- a CDS encoding aldo/keto reductase, translating to MQHVSLNDGHTMPQLGFGVWQVPDDQAQGAVETALEAGYRSIDTARIYDNETGVGRAVAAAGIDREDLFLTTKLWNGDQGYDTTLKAFDASLERLGLDYVDLYLIHWPLPARDQYVDTWKAMERIRSEGRARSIGVSNFTRTTLDRLIAETEVVPVLNQIELHPYLTQEDMRRADAAHGLLTEAWSPLGQGKGLLEDPVLVSLGDKHGKTPAQVVLRWHLQLGNVVIPKSVTPSRIRENIDVFDFELSAADVDAISALDRGGRIGSDPDTFD from the coding sequence ATGCAGCACGTCTCGCTGAACGACGGCCACACCATGCCGCAGCTCGGATTCGGTGTCTGGCAGGTGCCGGACGACCAGGCCCAGGGCGCGGTGGAGACCGCGCTGGAAGCCGGTTACCGCAGCATCGACACCGCCCGCATCTACGACAACGAGACCGGTGTCGGCCGCGCCGTCGCCGCCGCCGGGATCGACCGCGAGGACCTGTTCCTCACCACCAAGCTGTGGAACGGCGACCAGGGCTACGACACGACGCTCAAGGCCTTCGACGCCAGCCTGGAGCGCCTCGGCCTGGACTACGTCGACCTCTACCTCATCCACTGGCCGCTCCCGGCCCGGGACCAGTACGTGGACACGTGGAAGGCGATGGAGCGCATCCGCTCCGAGGGCCGCGCCCGTTCGATCGGCGTCTCCAACTTCACCCGGACCACCCTGGACCGGCTGATCGCCGAGACCGAGGTCGTGCCCGTCCTCAACCAGATCGAGCTGCACCCCTACCTCACGCAGGAGGACATGCGCCGTGCCGACGCCGCGCACGGCCTCCTGACCGAGGCCTGGAGCCCGCTCGGCCAGGGCAAGGGCCTGCTGGAGGACCCCGTCCTGGTCTCGCTGGGGGACAAGCACGGCAAGACCCCGGCCCAGGTCGTGCTGCGCTGGCACCTGCAGCTCGGCAACGTCGTCATCCCCAAGTCCGTGACCCCGTCGCGGATCCGGGAGAACATCGACGTGTTCGACTTCGAGCTGTCCGCCGCCGACGTCGACGCGATCAGCGCGCTGGACCGCGGGGGCCGGATCGGATCCGACCCCGACACGTTCGACTAA